The Budorcas taxicolor isolate Tak-1 chromosome 2, Takin1.1, whole genome shotgun sequence genome window below encodes:
- the LOC128043429 gene encoding glycerol kinase-like → MAATEKAALGPLVGAVDQGTSSTRFLVFNSKTAELLSHHQVEIKQEFPKEGWVEQDPKEILLSVYECIEKTCEKLGQLNIDISNIKAIGVSNQRETTVVWDKLTGEPLYNAVVWLDLRTQSTVESLSKSIPVNNNFVKTKTGLPLSTYFSAVKLRWLLDNVRKVQKAVEEDRALFGTIDSWLIWSLTGGAHGGVHCTDVTNASRTMLFNIHSLEWDKELCEFFAVPMKILPNIRSSSEIYGLMKAGSLEGVPISGCLGDQSAALVGQLCFQDGQAKNTYGTGCFLLCNTGHKCVFSEHGLLTTVAYKLGRDKPVYYALEGSVAIAGAVVRWLRDNLGIIKTSEEIEKLAKEVGTSYGCYFVPAFSGLYAPYWEPSARGIICGLTQFTNKCHIAFAALEAVCFQTREILDAMNRDCGIPLSHLQVDGGMTNNKILMQLQADILYIPVVKPSMPETTALGAAMAAGAAEGVGVWSLEPEDLSAVTMERFEPQINAKESEIRYSTWKKAVMKSMDWATKSSENGDTGIFSSLPLGFFVVSSMVMLIGARYLSGVP, encoded by the coding sequence ATGGCAGCCACGGAGAAAGCAGCTTTGGGGCCGTTGGTGGGAGCAGTGGACCAGGGCACCAGCTCGACGCGCTTTTTGGTTTTCAATTCAAAAACAGCCGAACTACTTAGTCATCATCAAGTGGAAATAAAACAAGAGTTTCCTAAAGAAGGATGGGTGGAACAAGACCCTAAGGAAATCCTGCTGTCCGTGTATGAGTGTATAGAGAAAACGTGTGAGAAACTTGGACAGCTCAATATTGATATTTCCAACATAAAAGCTATTGGTGTCAGTAACCAGAGGGAAACCACTGTAGTCTGGGACAAATTAactggagaacctctatacaatGCTGTGGTGTGGCTCGATCTGAGAACCCAGTCTACCGTTGAGAGTCTTAGTAAAAGCATTCCAGTAAATAACAACTTTGTCAAGACCAAGACGGGCCTTCCACTGAGCACTTACTTCAGTGCAGTGAAACTTCGGTGGCTTCTTGACAACGTGAGAAAAGTTCAAAAGGCAGTTGAGGAAGATAGAGCGCTTTTTGGGACCATTGATTCATGGCTCATTTGGAGCTTGACAGGAGGAGCCCATGGAGGTGTCCATTGCACAGATGTGACAAATGCAAGCAGGACGATGCTTTTCAACATTCACTCTTTGGAATGGGATAAAGAGCTCTGTGAGTTTTTTGCAGTTCCAATGAAAATTCTTCCAAATATCCGGAGTTCTTCTGAGATCTATGGCCTAATGAAAGCTGGGTCTTTGGAAGGTGTGCCCATATCGGGGTGTCTGGGGGACCAGTCTGCTGCATTGGTGGGACAACTGTGCTTCCAGGATGGACAAGCCAAAAACACCTATGGGACAGGCTGTTTCTTACTATGCAATACAGGCCATAAATGTGTATTTTCCGAACATGGCCTTCTGACCACAGTGGCTTACAAGCTCGGCAGAGACAAACCAGTATATTACGCGCTAGAAGGTTCGGTAGCTATAGCCGGTGCTGTTGTTCGCTGGCTAAGGGACAATCTTGGAATTATAAAGACCTCAGAGGAAATTGAAAAACTTGCTAAAGAAGTAGGTACCTCCTATGGTTGCTATTTCGTCCCAGCCTTTTCAGGCCTATATGCCCCTTATTGGGAGCCCAGTGCCAGAGGGATCATCTGTGGGCTCACTCAGTTCACCAATAAATGCCATATTGCTTTTGCTGCACTAGAAGCTGTTTGTTTCCAAACCCGAGAAATTCTGGACGCCATGAACCGCGACTGTGGAATTCCACTCAGTCACTTGCAGGTGGACGGAGGGATGACCAACAACAAAATTTTGATGCAACTGCAAGCCGACATTCTGTATATCCCGGTAGTGAAGCCCTCGATGCCGGAAACAACTGCCTTGGGAGCTGCCATGGCAGCAGGGGCTGCAGAAGGGGTCGGCGTGTGGAGTCTTGAGCCTGAGGATTTGTCAGCTGTCACAATGGAGCGGTTTGAACCTCAGATCAACGCCAAGGAGAGCGAAATTCGTTATTCCACATGGAAGAAAGCTGTGATGAAGTCCATGGATTGGGCTACTAAGTCTTCAGAAAATGGTGACACTGGCATCTTCAGTAGTCTACCCTTGGGCTTTTTTGTAGTGAGTAGCATGGTAATGTTAATCGGAGCCAGGTACCTCTCAGGTGTGCCATAA